GcaatttcatcctgaaaccatctcccaCCCTTCCATGGAAATACTATCTTCCATGAAaatggtccctggtgccaaaaatgttggggaccacTCCCTTAAAATTCTCTCTTCCTAGCTCTTACCTCCTGTGTTACATCTCATCTCAATACATTGAAGCCCCCATCCTTTCCCTATGGCTGCCTCATTTCCTGTTAGGGAGGCATTTGGTGTGTCTTAATGGTCATTGTGTCTCAGGACCTAGCACAGTCCTTGATACCAGTAGAGACTTATGTAAGGTTTGTTATtcaattaattaataaatgaattaaggaGAGAGTAGATTTTGTAATGTCATGACTGATAGAGAAATACTCAGTGATTCTAAAGGATAGGAAAGAATGGTCGGAGCTAGAGGCTGTGCTCAGGACACTATTAAATTTCCAGAGGAATGGATTGACAAGAGGTGTGAGGTTAatgaggaagggaaaagaaaagatataatttGGTGGCAGCAAAGATCTGATTCATGATGCCATGTCAGAGAGCAAAGCTCCTGATCCTTTAGCCTAATTTGGCAATGCTGTTCTTGCCCCTACTACGTCTCCTTTTGCCCTTGGCAGGAGCCTGTGTTGGAAGAGATGGTGATGGGCCCGCACCTTTTGTTGTTGGTCTTCATTCTGGGTCTGGGTCTGACCCCACCGACTCTGGCTCAAAATGACAGCAGGTACATCAAGTTCCTGGACCAGCACTATGATCCCAAAACAAAGAACGGGAATGACAAATACTGTGAAAAAATGATGAGGTTAAGGAACATGATCTCACCCTGCAAAGAAATCAACACCTTTATTCATGGCAACAAGGCCAGCATCAAGGCCATCTGTGGAAATCAGAATGGACAGCCTTACAACGGAAACCAAAGAATAAGCACGTCTGCTTTCCAGGTCACCATTTGCAGGCATATAGGAGGGTCCCCCCGGCCTCCATGCCGGTACCGAGCCACAGCAGGGTTCAGAAACATTGTTATTGCCTGTGAAAATGGCTTACCTGTCCACTTAGATGAGTCCATTTTCCGTCCGTAACCAATGGGCCACTGGTCCAGTGCTGGCTCTACTGTCCTTGCCTGACATTTCTCCTCTGCACCCCATAACAGTGGTGGCAACATTCATTGCCAAGGGCCCAAAGAAAGAGCCACCTTgaccttttgttttctgtttgacaacatgtttaataaataaaaatgtctctgAAATCAATAAGAATCAGAGTCTTCTCACTGATTCTGGGCGTATTGATCTTTCCCCCATTTTCTCTTCTTGGTTGCGCCCTGCGAGGACTGCATAGAAtagaaatgcctttttctttctttctttttttttttttttttgagatggagtctcactctgtcgccaggctggagtgcaatggcacaatctcagctcaccgcagcctccacctcctgtgttcaagtgattctcctgcctcagcctcctgagtggctgggattacaggtatgcactgccacacctggttaatttttgtattttttactagagacaatatttcactatgttggccaggctggtcttgaactcctggcctgaggtgatctacccaccttgacttgtcaaagtgctgggattgcaagcttgagccaccatacctggccacctTTTTCCTTATTAGTCAGTTTTTTACAAGTCATTAGGGAGGTAGACTTTACCTCTCTGTGAGGGAAAGAATGGTAAATTGATCTacagagagagatgaaaaaaatcCAGGGCTCATAGCCACTAAGCAGAATTTTCAAGAGAggcaaattgtttttttctgtcaaatAGTAAACTAATATTACTTCTACAAATATGAGACCTTCAGGAGGAGTTTCTAAGGACCAAGTACCTACATAGCAACAGATTAttatactttctctctctctctctctctctctctctcacacacacacacacacacacacacacacgcacacacacgtaaTCCAGCATAAGTACCAAAATTCATTCAGGGTAGCAAGAGATAATTTCAATGTTTGAATGGAATGCTTCAGGGATATTCTCTTTTCAtggttattttatataaatttcaaaaaccaattacattattttatctgTAATCTTTTACTTTATCAACTAATGTCAGGCAAGTGTGATGTTTTGGGGAAGTTATGAAaagattctggctgggcacagtggctcatacctgtaatcccagcactttgggaggccgagttgggcagattacctaaggtcagaagttcgagaccagcctggctaacatggtgaaaccctgtctctactaaaaatacaaaaattagccggtgtgatggcaagcacctgtaatcccagctactcaggaggctgaggcaggagaattgctggaacccaggaggtagaggattcaataagccaagatcacaccattgcacttcagcctgggggacaagagcaagacttcatatcaaaaaaaaaaaaaagaagaagaagaagagatggagactatcatGGCcagcataatgaaaccccatctctactaacaatacaaaaattagctggacgtggtggtgtgtgcctgtagtctcagctactcaggaggctgaggcaggagaatcacttgaacctgggggtcaaaggttgcagtgagccgagatcactccattgcactccagcctggtgacagacggaaatttcatctcaaaaaaacgaTTCCAAGTTTACCCCTTATTCTCcttcaagatttatttttaagtaaatacaaCTTAATACTCTCATTGTAAAATACACTGTTCAATCAGTGGTTAGCTTCCTGTTACCTAATTTCTGTCAATAAGTGCctggatattttatttagaaagtgGTTGCCAATAAATTAGTTATAAATCAGCAGTTTCACTGCCTTGTGAACACATAATTATTGTGATCTCATTATTCCCTGTGGTGGCCTCTCCTGCTCCCAATATTGCCCTACAGTGGGCCAAAAGCCCTGGCTCCCCAGTACTCAGGTTATAGAGCATGGTCCAGGTACCACCTCGGAGAGCCCAGCCTCACTGCAGATATTTACATTTAGAAATGGGTTTGAGAAGTAGCTTGCTTGTGTGTGCTCAGCACAGGGATCTCTCCTCTTTGGGTTAGTCtatttcaaaatggaaaacacTGTCATTtcctaagaaaatagaaaaaagtattcCAAACCTCTCTTACTAGAAAATTTGCCATATTACAAAATCTCAAAAGCCtctcagaaaatgagaaagtcacagtttttttatttttatcttttttttagagCCACCCAATGTGGGACTCTTGCTCAGCCTGGGGTAGCGAAAGTCACAGTTTTTGGCGAACTGTGTGGGCCCTTTTCTCAAATTCTCCATCCAGTACTAGCTCCTTGAGGCGAGACGATGTTACTCAAGATCATTGCCCCCACTCAAGGCCTTCACATGGCAAGTCAAAGGCATGGACCATTATCATACTGATCACAGCATAAGCTGTGAAAACTCACATCTCCAAACATCTGCCTGGAGCATTGTCACTGCATAGTCTGCTCTGGTGTTAAAGGAAATGGCTGCTTCACAGGAAATCACATGGCAGTGGGATGGGGGTGTTTCCTGACCTGCTGATGGTCCTGGCAGCTGGGTAAGCATTCCTAGTCCCTTTTGGTCTGGGCCTCTTGTTCTATCACAACCACaagctgtttaaaataaaatatcaagccgggcgcagtggctcaagcctgtaatcccagcactttgggaggctgaggagggtggatcacgaggtcaagagatcgagaccatcctggtcaacatggtgaaaccccgtctctactaaaaatacaaaaaaattagctgggcatggtggcgagtgcctgtaatcccagctactcaggaggctgaggcaggagaattgcctgaacccgggaggcggaggttgcggtgagccgagatcgcaacattgcactccagcctgggtaacaagagcgaaactccgtctcaaaaataaaaataaaaataaaaataaaaataaaaataaataaataaataaaataaaataaaatatcaagtcACAGGCAGGTCATTTTATCGTAAGTAAATCGTGAAGAATTGGAAGTCCTGGTCAGCTGTGATTGTTGGCTttgcaaggaaagaaaaggagaactcCAAAATGCCAAGTCCTTTGAAGGATAGTGACATACAAGGAAGAAAATTCTATGCAATTTGGAGAGGAAAAAATTCTCTAGGGATCTAGTGGCTGagatattttatagtttaaaaacagACTTCCAATTTGTTGGGAATACAGCTAGCTCTATGAAATAAAAAGGGGTCAATAATATATGCAACTCAGTGTAGCCATTCATTATTTTATCCAGATTGACAGAAGCAGAGGGAaccaagaaaaatggaaatagtaataAATTAATACAGTAATTGCCAACATTTGCTGAGCATTTAGCATGTGCTAGGCCTTCTTTTTATAGGCACTTTACATTGACTTTCCcattttttcttcataacatCCCTAAGAGGTAGGTATTATATGTCATTTTACTTATGAGGAAATATGCTGAGAAAGGTTAAGCAATTTTCTCATGGTCACAGCCTCAATGTTTTAGACCACAATGTCAAAAGATGTTCTTATTGTGAGTCAGGGTGGTGCAGTGGAGAAAGCGTTTGGGGAAAATCCTGATCCAAAAGTATGTGTTGGGATGATGTGGAGATGATTCAATTTTCTCTTGTAGCTAGAGCTTTGCCATGAACCTCTTGGTGTCTACATTGGCCTGCTGTCCTCAAATGTTTTCTATGTCCTGTTTACTTGGTTAGTGTAGAAAAGCTGATGTCTTGGGTTTGCTCTTGCATGAATAGGTAAGGTTTTCTCTGTAGCCAGTTATCTTGCTAAACCATATTCTTGGTCACAAAGAATCAGGATAAGAGAAAGTAGATAAAACCATATAAACTGGAAGTGCCAATGGAAAAATAACCCAAAGTATATTGATCTGCTGAAGCTATAATCCAAGTACTAAGTATACCTTCAGAAGTTGCATGCATTGTTCTTGAGGCAAAGAGGAAATCAGTCAAACATCTGCCCTTCCTCCCACAACCTCtttacttctctctcttcctaaCACCATATCTCACATCTACAGCTGTAGGCACACGAATATGACATAGAGCTTTATATCTCTCTGGGCAAAGGTAAAAGGTGGCTGTGGATAtaggaggtgacatttaaaagAACAATAGCCATGTTTGATACTGTTTTCATTATCAGTAATCAAAAGATAGGCTTTCAGTAGAACAAGATAAAGTACAGGTCCCTTGGAAGCCATTTCAGTCATTCACACAATGCAATCCACCATTATAAAGCAGAATTTGAAATCAAAAGACAATAGTACCCGTATACATCAAACTAGGAGTTCAGCTGGGCCCAGTCCTTGGACTGCACACGTAGAGTTGGGCTGCCTGACTCTCAAAACATTGCCCTTGCTAATTTGGGTTGCTCACTTCCTGTTGAATCAGGGATGATTTTTCTGCGCCTTAGTGAATCAACCCTGCTTTGCTCCAAGAGTCCAGCAGATTCACAATTCATGTCAGTTCCAGGAGTGACAGCCAGATGGCAGCATTTGGCTAATCGGTTGGTGAGTGATTTCGCCTCTAATCTTGATTATACTCTGCTGCTGAGAAACAGCGATGCTGAACATAAATGTCTTAGACATCCTGCATATTTGGGGCATGGAATGAGTGAGCCAGTAGAGGATAGTCTACACAAGGTGTAGACTAAGATAGGCCTGGATTCCTTTCTTTAATCTTTTAGTGAAAGCAATGAATGTTCTGAAACTGTATAACAATACTGTTTTTGTTGCtgctctggattttttttaatgctataaaaTATAGGCTTATTTTTCATTGCCAAGAGATGACAACACAGTGAGGCTGCAACCGGAGAAAACAGACAGCTGCCGACAATACTGAGAAGACAGGAGGAACATCAGGAATAGATGCAAGACAAAGCAGTGTATCTCCTGGCCTGGAGGATTTATGTTACACATAGAAACAGCAAGGAGAAGATACAATCCAAGTTTTCTTTGGAGGATACTGTGctgtttaagtttatttttaaaatctttattagcTTTTCTTATTAGTCAATTTCATAAGCCTGGGAAACACTTTTACTCTATCCATttaattgtatttgtttattagcTCACTCAtttcatttattagttcattcAAACAGTAGCTATTTTCAACTGTCTTCTAAGTACTATAACtgggtactcttttttttttcttttaaatagaattaaaaggaATTCCAAAAGAACCTGATTTTACATTAGAATTAGAATAACACATTTTAGAttaatgtattacatatattattctAGAATTATACTAATAGATTTTAAATCACATTAGAATAGTCatatgataaaaaaagaaaaataataaaattaacaaaaaagaataagaatagtCATATGAGAGGAAAGGCAAACCCTAAATGTTCCTCTATCCTCTTCCTCCACCTAGATTCCCAGATGTAAGGTATTAAAAGTAGTTTATAAACTTTCTTTGACATATCCTGATTCTATCCAAACTGTTGGGAATTGGAGCCTCCCAGGAACCAAACACTCCCCAAAGATCATACACCTGCAGAATTCCCCCAAGAGACACACAGCTACAGTTTCATGTAGGTtcaccttttctctctttttatactCTGACTGTACAAGCCTGGCAGCCACCCAGTCAGTCCCTGCCCTGTGTCATTATACTGCCTATAGCAACTTCTCTCTGTCAAAGAGAAAGGTCTTGCTTTTGGAAGAGATCATGTTTGCAAACTCTTGGGGAAGCAGGGATGGGAAAGGTAGCAGAGATGAGTGGGAAGATGGTCCATACaagaaggaggaaaggggagacCATGAAGTCAAGATGTCAGCTTGCTATTCTCAACACCTCTTTCCAGTGCCCAGTTCTTACCTTATTTCTCCTGCCTTTGCTTTCCTTTCTAGGCACCTCTAAGGTACTGATGGCTCTGCAGAGGACCCATTcattgcttctgcttctgctacTGACcctggtggggctggggctggtccAGCCCTCCTATGGTCAGGATCGCATGTACCAGCGATTCCTGCGGCAACACGTGCACCCTGAGGAGACAGGTGGCAATGATGGCTACTGCAACTTGATGATGCAAAGACGGAAGATGACTTCGAATCATTGCAAGCGCTTCAACACCTTCATCCATGAAGATATCTGGAACATTCGTAGTATCTGCAGCACTGCCAATATCCAATGCAAGAATGGCAGGATGAACTGCCATGAGGGTGTAGTGAAGGTCACAGATTGCAGAGAGACAGGAAGTTCCAGGGTACCCAACTGCAGATATCGAGCCACGGCCAGCACTAGACGTGTTGTCATTGCCTGTGAGGGTAACCCAGGGGTGCCTGTGCACTTTGACAGTTAGATGCCACCCTGTAAGGATTATCGCCAGTGGTTGGCCTTACACTTATTCCTTGAATCGCTGTTAGTAATGCATTTGAGCTGGCCCAGGTTCTGTCTCCACAGctcatttcttattctttttctctatatAACTCATTCTATTAAATACATTGCATCAAAGAGAAATGGAGACATAAACCTATAATGAATGAGGCTGGGCTTTTCTgtaataaatttccttttataataCTGGTCAGTATAAAAAAACTTCCTTTTATAATACTGGTCAGCTTAGCTCTCTTATATCCTTTCCTCTGGAATTTAGttattgtgtgtatttatgtagtatttcaaacatttcaaaatgCTTTCATCTATATTATCACATTTTAATACCACAGCACTTAAAATGGTATCATTACATATAGAAGCTCAAAGTTAAGGGATTTGCCGAAGACTATAAAGTTAATGAAATAATTGAGACAAAAATCCAGTTTAGCTGGACACCAATCCAGGGCTTTTTCTGTTAGGGACAAGCTGCCCCAGAAAATCCCCTTAGCTGACTGCCCCCCTCCCCAGgttgctctgcagctgcattcctAAACTCTTATCTAGGCACTGCAGCAAGGCTACCAGACAGGCTACAATGAGCACAGCCTGCTTTCAGCCATCTGGGCAGCTCGGGGGAGGTCATAAGATACAAACTTTTATTACACATACTTGTAAATTCCTGTTTTACACATACCTGTAAAATCCTGGGGTTTTTTTAAACTGCTGCCACAAAAGTCACAGGGTGATGTATTTTGTAAGTCTGTCACAAGCTGATAAACTATCTTTGTGCTTGTTACAAGCTGATAGATTATCTCGGTCCAAAGACTCCCTTAAGCCCCTCTTATCCCATATAGACCCCTCGTTTTGTAAGCTTGGGGCTGCCTCCTCTGATTGTTGCCCCACAGGTCAATAAACTTGCTTGTCTGACCTTGGGTCTACTTGTCCTTTCTGTTGGCTGACCTTACATTTTCTGCTTCATCACAAGGAATGTTTTGAAAGTGTCTGCTTTTTGTTATCCTTAAAATTCACCTGTCGGGGGAAgcattaaaaatctggaaatgtATGCCAGCAAAATGCGAACTCTGTATTTTTTGACATTGCTGTTATGTTTGGGTCTAACAAGATTAAGAAGGTGATATTGGGAATTTTCCCAACCTTGGAATCACACTAGTAAGTCAAGGTATTAAAAAATGTACTAGATCATTAAGACTCATGTGCTCTTACTGACTGAAAGATTGTTTATGTTTTCCTTGTAATAAAGGACTTAAACTGCAGGTTCCTGAGAAGACTGTGCTAtgatattatttccttttctccaattttttaattctctagtttataaacatgcatgtaccTTAATAACCTCATAAACTCTGGTCAAAGACTAATGGCCATCATATCTGTGACCACAACACAGAAGATTTGTCTTAATTTCTCCAGAGAGAATGATTCATCTCAAAGGCAATTCTCGcagcccttccttctccctttgaATGTTTAGAAGGAAATTAGGGAGCAAAGATATATGAAGATGCTAGCTGCTTAAGaatggaagtgtgtgtgtgtgtgtgtgtgtgtgtgtgtgtgtgtgcatgtgtaaggacaaaactgaaaacattagaattacaacagatacagaaaaaatcTTATCTGAACTTCTCTCACCTGACTATAGTAGAGCCTCCCAGAAATGCCCCTACCATTAGCTCCCTCCAAAGGAGTCCTTATGTAACTGTAATAGGTCTTTTGCCTGATGTGCATAGCATATCATTATGCCAAGAGACCAGGTTGCAGCagaggaagaggtttaattgcagGGCTGTCAAACCAAAAGATGGAAGGACACCTCAAATCCATTTCCCCAAAGAGTTTGAGGTTAAAGATTTTAAGGGCTTTGGAGTGGGTGGAAGTGAAGTCATGGGACAAGAAGATGAAAAAATAGTATTCTCATGCTGATGCGGTTAATCTGtggggctcttttttgttttgttttgttttgagacagagtctcactctgttacccaggctggagtgcagtggtgtaatctcggctggCTGCAAAtgccgcctcccaagttcaaacgattctcctgcctcaggctccctagtagctgggactacaggtgcgccaccatgcccagctaattttttgttttttgtagaggcggggtttcgccatgttgatcaggctggtcttgaactcctgacctcaggtgatctgtccgccttggcctcccaaagtgctgggattacaggccaccgtgcccggctaatctGTGGGGCTGTTTAAACTGAGTGGTATCAGCTGTTCTGCTGGAATTCAGAATCTGCATAAAGCCTTATGATTCAAATGTCAGAGATCTGCTCTATGGGAACCATGAGAATGCAAATAGTCAGTATCTGGTGTTCGTGACTTTTGGTTACAAGGAAGTGGGTCAAAGTGTAGCTTGATTAATGCTTACTTATAACTGTATTTCTGTCCAAGACTCTTGTTAACCCTGTGAGGACAGCTTCACCCAGACAGGAGATATTCCGAGAAAATTGTGTAAAGCTTTATCCAAAGCTTCCATTTGTCTTTCTCAAAAGTCATTTGTTTTCCTATAGAAGccatttctccctccttttcACCTATGAGTTGATAAGTAAACTTTTATCTCTAGCTCTTCATCAAGCCTCTTCATCTGAATGCCTCCACAGGTTATGAATACAGCTTGTTTACTTTCCTCCTGTTAACCTGTCTATAGTTAATTCACAAGCTCCCACCCCCTGAACCAAAGTTGGTAGAGGGAAAGTTTTCCCTCCTAATAGCATATCTGTGTAGGTATACTTAGAGTGAGAAAGAAGGATGAGAAGAGAATTCTGTCCTTGTCACCATCCAGGTAGTCATGGGAGTTGGTACCTGTGgtatgatataaaataaatttgaacttTGTTCCTGGTTCCTgccacagagctcctaaaacccttgaaATTTCCTAAGTGATAGTATAACCAAATTAAGGGTCAGCTGCTCATTGCCCAAAAGTAAGACTTTCGAGACAAGCGTTTGTGGAAGGAAAAGCAGGTTTCTTCAAGAGCCAGCAACCTGAGGAGACGGTGGACTAGTGCCTCAAAGACTGTTTCAAATTTTTTAGGCTAGCTAAAGGGATTTTAAGAAGAAGGAAGCATGGAAGCTATGAGCAGGAGTGGTGCAGGGTGCAGGTTTGCATGTCTTATTCTGATGGCCATCTTCAGTAATGGATCACCTGGAGGTCTGGCTGGCCTCACCATGACTGCAACCAAGTTATGGATTaacactccccacccccaccccgccgtCCAGTGATTTTTCTGAGAATGTAGGATTCCAGAATCTCAAATtcatgtctggtttatttcaagATTAGCTCCTGGCTTTCTTAAGCAAGGATATGGCTAGATATTGAATAAAGCAAAGAATAAGGCTATTCATTTTTGAAGCAGGCTTATTATTCCAGTTACAAACTCTCCACTGCcaattcctatttctttctttctttttttgtttaatggagtctcactgtgtcacccaggctggagtgcagtggcgtgatcttggctcactgcaacctctgcttcctgggttcaagcaattctcctgcctcagcctcctgagtagctgggactacaggcatgtgccacgacgcctggctaatttttgtatttttttagtagaaatgggttttcaccatagtggccaggctgatcttgaactcctgaccttgtgatcctcctgcctcaaccttccaaagtgctgggtttacagatgtgagccactatgcccagcctcctATTTCATGTCTATGGGAGACATGGTTAGCTATTGTTGGTCCAGTCTTGTTTTTACCAAGATTTTTAGCAGCACTTTATCCCTGGATGGAAAGGGTGAAAGACTTGTTtataagacacacaaaaaaactggaaagaacaaaaagaacaaactgggGCAGGGTTAATGATGTATGTCTTAGTTGTTGTAGATACTGTTTAATTCTTGATTCACTTATTAAGTCCAAGGGTTGGGTCCCTGGCCAAGAAGTTCAGAAGGGTCTTGCATACACAATTTGAACAAGGCTCAATTTAAGCCCACTTCAGGGTGTTACCCTAATTCAAGCAGGGCAATGGGTAAAACCTTGTATAATAGTGTTTTGCcagggtattttatttttttttcttttcttttcttttcttttagcatGTGGACCATGTTTTCAATCTTTCCAGTTGATTGTGGCCTCCAAGAAGAGCATAATTTCCATTTGATCTGTACTACTTCCCTTATCCTTTGTGATCTCAGAAATAGAAGAAGGATTATTGTTGCTTGATATAGATCAAGGAAGTCCAAAAATCAAGGAATGATTTCTTTTAACAAAGGTTCAGCTGCCTCTGCAGCTTTCTCAGACTCGCTCAGGTAGGCTTCACCCTCTTGCTCAGGTAAGCTTCAACCTGCCTAGAAAATGTGTCTACAAACACTAGTAGGCATGGCATTTATCATTCCGAGTGTTTTGGGCATCTGGGTGAAATAAACTTGTCTGTCCTCCAGCGGTCATATTCCCTTGTATTGTACTTTTAATTGTAACATAGCCAAGGCTTGTACATAGTGTCCTGACTGAGTCTGAAAAGGACATTTGAGCAT
The sequence above is a segment of the Saimiri boliviensis isolate mSaiBol1 chromosome 2, mSaiBol1.pri, whole genome shotgun sequence genome. Coding sequences within it:
- the ANG gene encoding angiogenin — translated: MVMGPHLLLLVFILGLGLTPPTLAQNDSRYIKFLDQHYDPKTKNGNDKYCEKMMRLRNMISPCKEINTFIHGNKASIKAICGNQNGQPYNGNQRISTSAFQVTICRHIGGSPRPPCRYRATAGFRNIVIACENGLPVHLDESIFRP
- the RNASE4 gene encoding ribonuclease 4 — its product is MALQRTHSLLLLLLLTLVGLGLVQPSYGQDRMYQRFLRQHVHPEETGGNDGYCNLMMQRRKMTSNHCKRFNTFIHEDIWNIRSICSTANIQCKNGRMNCHEGVVKVTDCRETGSSRVPNCRYRATASTRRVVIACEGNPGVPVHFDS